AGGACGGTGCGCGCCGCGGGCACGAGGTCGACCACGCCGCGGGGGCGGGATGCCTCGAGCCCCGCGTGCAGTGCGAGCACCTCGTCGAGCGACCCCACCTCCGCGAGGAGCGCGCGGTCGCCCATCGGCAGCACCCGCACAGCCGTCGAAGGGCTCACCACGGCGCGCGCACCTCGATCCGCTCCTCGTCGAGAGCCGCGCGGACGGCACGAGCCATCGCGACCGCGGCGGGCGAGTCTCCGTGCAGGCAGAGCGACCGCGCGTCGGCGACGACGTCGGAGCCGTCGACCGCATCCACGCGCCCCTCGCGCGCGAGGCGCACGGCTCGCGCCGCGACGCGAGCGGGGTCGTCGAGCAGGGCACCGGCCTCTCCGCGCGGAACGAGCGACCCGTCGGCGAGGTACCCACGGTCGAGGAAGGCCTCCCGCACGAACGGCAGCCCGCGAGCCTCTGCCGCCGCGCGGATCTCGCCGTCGAGCCCGAGGACGGCAAGAGCGCGGCCGAGCCGGTCCGACGCCTCCGAGACCGCCGCGACAACGGCCTCGGCCTCCGCGCGGTCCGTCGTGATCGCGTGGTAGAGGGCGCCGTGCGGCTTGACGTACCGCAGATCAGCGCCGGCGGCGGCGAGGGCTGCGAGCTGCGCGGCGACGGTCGCACGCAGCTCCGCGGGGTCGAGGGCGATCCGCACTCGGCCGAATCCCGCACGATCGGGATAGGACGGGTGCGCTCCGATCGCGACCCCGAACCGTTCGGACCGCGCGACCGCCTCGCGCATCGACGCTGCATCGCCGGCATGCCCGCCGCACGCCACGTTCGCGCTCGACACGACGGCGAACATCGCCTCGTCGTCCGCCGTCGGGACGCCGTCGACGGTCTCGCCGAGGTCGGCGTTGAGGTCGATCGAGGCCATGGAACAACGGTAGCGCCGGGCGCTTCCGGTGCTCCCGATCGTGGGGGCGCAGACGGTCGCCGGCGCCGCGGGCGGGCGGCGCCCGACAGCCGAGTGTGCCCGGGCTGCCGATAGCGTTGAGCCATGGCCAGGGCGCGGCGGGAACCGAGTGACGACCCGCAGACCCGACTCTCGGACGGCACCCTCGCCCGGATCCTGGTCTCGGACTTCACGAGCGGCTACGAGCTCATCGTCGACGGCACCCCGCAGTCGCACGTCGATCTCGACGACCCGACGCACCTGCACTTCGAGTACATCGCGCGCATGGGGGCGGTGATCGACAGGCTCCGGATGCCGGGACAGCCTCTCACCGCCGTGCATCTGGGCGCCGGGGCTCTGACGATCCCCCGCTATGTCGAGGCGACGCGTCCCGGTTCCCGGCAGCAGGTCATCGAGCTCGAGCCGGCGCTCGTCGAGCTCGTGCGGGAGCACCTGCCCCTGCCGAAGGGCGCCGCGATCCGGGTTCGTATCGGAGACGCGCGAGACGGGCTCGGGCGCCTCCCGGCGGCTCTCGTGGGGGCCGTCGACCTGCTCGTGTCGGACGTGTACTCGGGTGCGCAGACACCGGCGCACCTCACGACGATCGAGTTCTACACCGCCGCCGCCCGGCTGCTCGCACCGGACGGCGTGCTGCTGGTCAACGTCGCCGACGGCTCGGGGCTCTCGTTCGCGCGGCGCCAGGTCGCCACCGTCCGCGCCGTGCTGCCGCACGTCGTCGTGCTCGCCGAGGTGCAGACCCTCAAGGGCCGGCGGTTCGGGAACCTCGTCATCGCGGCGTCGGCGGCACCGCTTCCGACGGAATGGCTGCCGCGGCTCATGGCGGCGGGCCCCCACCCGGCGAAGGTCGCGCAGGGCGCCGAGCTCGACGAGTTCGTGCGCGGCGCCCGGCCCGCGACCGACGCCGATGCGACGCCCTCGCCGAAGCCCGCGGCATCCGTCTTCGAGCGCTGATTCCGACCTCGCGGCGAAGCACCCCGGCGTGCCGAGCCGGAGGCGGCGGCGCCTCGGGGCACACTGGGTGAGCGCGCCGGTGACAGCGGAGAGGAGTCGACGGTGAGCTTCATCCACGGATACGACCCCGACACGCTTCGTGAGCAGATCGACCCGCGCCAGTGCAAGGAGCGGCTCGACGAGATCGGCGAACAGCGAAGCCTTCCCGCCCTTCTGGAGCGGGTCTGGCTGCTGAAGGTTCTCGACAGGCTCGACGATGCGCTGGTGCTCTCGGAGCAGTCGGTGCGGCTCGCCCGCATGGCCGGCACCCGCAAGGACCTGCTGCGCGCACGCATCCTGCACGCCTCGGTGCTGCAGTTCCGCGGCGCGTACGCGGCCGCCGACCAGGAGCTGACGACGTGCGCCGAAGAGGCCGAGGGGCAGGGGTGGAGCGCCATCGCCGCCTTCGCCTACCAGCACCGCGGCAAGACGCACTACGAGGCCGGCGACTTCGAGCGGGCGAGGCGCGACTTCAAGCGCGCGCTCTTCCTGCGCCAGGAGTCCGGGGCCTCCGACGACCAGCTCGAGGCGACCCTCCTCGCCGTCGACGCCGCCGACCGTCGCCGGGCGCGGGTCGCCAGCTGACTGTCGCACCTTCGTTCTAGTCTTCTCCGCATGTCGGAACTGCAACGCGTGCGCCGTTGGGCGGAGGCGCTCATCGCGACCCACCTCGACGATTCGTGGTCGTTCGCATTCGACAACGCGAAGCGCCGCGCGGGCCTGTGCGACTACACGCGCAAGCGCATCACGGTCTCCCGCTACCTCTCCGCGCGCTACGACGACGACACCAACCACCAGACTCTCCTCCACGAGGTCGCGCACGCCCTGGCGGGACCGGATGCCGCGCACGGCCCGCGCTGGAAGGCCGTGGCCCGAGAGCTCGGCTATGTCGGCGGCGTGACCCACCAGGGCGAGACGGCGGTCGAGCTCGCGCCGTGGGTGGGTGTGTGCCCGTCGGGCCACACGGCCTACCGTCACCGGCGGCCCGCCCGCGCGACGTCGTGCGTCAAGTGCGCGCCGCGGTTCGACCAGCGCTACCTCTTCACCTGGACCCGGCGTGAGATCACGCCGGCGACGCGGCTCGCCGCCATGACGCCCCGCGACTGACGGTCCTGTCGAGCGAAAGCGTGCGGCGGGGGTCGTCTCCGCCCGCTCGCGCGACGACCGGAACCGACGGCGCGCTCAGAGCGCGACGAAGACCCCGTCGACCAGCATCGGCACCACCGACGACGCGTCGACCGCTGCCGCGGCGTGCACCTCGTCCCGCCGGCCGGAGAGCTCCCGCCCCGAGCCGCTCGCCGTCAGGAGGTGCCGCATCGCGCCGCGGAGCGGGCGGAACGCCTCTGCCGCAGCGGCGGCTTCGGGCGACGAATGATCGATGCCTCGGTCGCTGAGCGCCGCGATGATCGCGCCGGCGCCGAAGAGGTCCTCGACGGCGAAGCGCAGCGGCGCTCCCGGCTCGCGCGACGTCGCCTCGCCGGCGGCGATGACGGCGACGCTCGTGCGCGCGGCGCGACGCTCCTGCTCCGCCAGCACGGCGTCCGCGACAGCGGCGGCGTTGCGCAGACCGCCCATCAGCACCATGCCGCTCGCCGCCTCGGCGACGGCCACGCCGTTGATCGAGACGGCGCGGGACGCGGCATCCGTCGCCATCGTCTCGCCCCGCTCGATGGCCTGGATGACGGTCGACGAGAAGCGCAGCACGTCGACGACCACCACGATGTCGGCGGGCGCGAGTCGGGCGAGGCCGGCGACGCCCCACTCGAACCGCACCTGGTACGTGGACTGATCGAACGGATGCTGCGGCGACGACACCCCGACAGCCTAGGCGGGGCTCCGCAAGCCCCCGAACCGGCCCGGGTGCGATGCAAGACTGGGCGCATGCGCGTTCTGCTCAAGCTCGTGATCGACTGCGACGCCGATGCCGCCTGGCGGGCGGTCCACTCCCCCCGGGCCGTCGCGGAGCTCTACGGCCCGCTGATGGACCTCGACCCGCTCGTGCCGCACGGGCTGCCGACGTCGTGGTCGCCCGGCGACGACGTGCCCGTGCAGCTGAGCGCGCTCGGCCTTCTGCCCGTGGGACGCCAGCTCATCCATATGAGCGAGCGCACCGTGGAGGACCGTCACGGAACGGTGCGGATCTTCCGCGACAGCGGCATCCCGCTCACCGGCCCCCTCGCGAGCCTCGACGTGTGGGATCACCAGATGGCGATCTCGCAAGCACCGGGCGACCCGTCCCGAACTCTGTGGCGCGACCGCCTCGTGATCGGCGGACCGACCGCCCCCGGTCTCTGGCCCGTGCTCTGGACGGTGTGGCAGTGGCGGGCTGCGCGCATCAAGGCGCTCGCCCCGACGTGGGCCCACGACCCCGAGCCGGAAGAGCCGCTCGCCGCCTGAACCGCGAGGCGAATCCCGTCGCCGGGTGATCCGGCGGCTCGCGCGATGACGCGGGCGAGCCCGGCGGTGGCGTCGAAACGACAGAGGGATGCCGCGGCCGAAGCCTGGCCGCGGCATCCCGTGCCGGCTCGGCGGCGTCCCGATGCGACGCCGAGCATCCCCCACCCCGCGGGCGCCCCTACTCCGCAAGCGCCTCGACGGGTGCCACGCGGGTCGCGAGCCGCGTCGGAACGACCGCCGCCACCAGGGTCAGC
This genomic interval from Microbacterium sp. 4R-513 contains the following:
- a CDS encoding 5-oxoprolinase subunit PxpA, with the protein product MASIDLNADLGETVDGVPTADDEAMFAVVSSANVACGGHAGDAASMREAVARSERFGVAIGAHPSYPDRAGFGRVRIALDPAELRATVAAQLAALAAAGADLRYVKPHGALYHAITTDRAEAEAVVAAVSEASDRLGRALAVLGLDGEIRAAAEARGLPFVREAFLDRGYLADGSLVPRGEAGALLDDPARVAARAVRLAREGRVDAVDGSDVVADARSLCLHGDSPAAVAMARAVRAALDEERIEVRAPW
- a CDS encoding fused MFS/spermidine synthase, with protein sequence MARARREPSDDPQTRLSDGTLARILVSDFTSGYELIVDGTPQSHVDLDDPTHLHFEYIARMGAVIDRLRMPGQPLTAVHLGAGALTIPRYVEATRPGSRQQVIELEPALVELVREHLPLPKGAAIRVRIGDARDGLGRLPAALVGAVDLLVSDVYSGAQTPAHLTTIEFYTAAARLLAPDGVLLVNVADGSGLSFARRQVATVRAVLPHVVVLAEVQTLKGRRFGNLVIAASAAPLPTEWLPRLMAAGPHPAKVAQGAELDEFVRGARPATDADATPSPKPAASVFER
- a CDS encoding tetratricopeptide repeat protein, with product MSFIHGYDPDTLREQIDPRQCKERLDEIGEQRSLPALLERVWLLKVLDRLDDALVLSEQSVRLARMAGTRKDLLRARILHASVLQFRGAYAAADQELTTCAEEAEGQGWSAIAAFAYQHRGKTHYEAGDFERARRDFKRALFLRQESGASDDQLEATLLAVDAADRRRARVAS
- a CDS encoding SprT-like domain-containing protein, translated to MSELQRVRRWAEALIATHLDDSWSFAFDNAKRRAGLCDYTRKRITVSRYLSARYDDDTNHQTLLHEVAHALAGPDAAHGPRWKAVARELGYVGGVTHQGETAVELAPWVGVCPSGHTAYRHRRPARATSCVKCAPRFDQRYLFTWTRREITPATRLAAMTPRD
- a CDS encoding 2-phosphosulfolactate phosphatase, with the translated sequence MSSPQHPFDQSTYQVRFEWGVAGLARLAPADIVVVVDVLRFSSTVIQAIERGETMATDAASRAVSINGVAVAEAASGMVLMGGLRNAAAVADAVLAEQERRAARTSVAVIAAGEATSREPGAPLRFAVEDLFGAGAIIAALSDRGIDHSSPEAAAAAEAFRPLRGAMRHLLTASGSGRELSGRRDEVHAAAAVDASSVVPMLVDGVFVAL